AATATAGAACGGTAAAATCTATGTAATCAAATTTTAGGATcgaaacctatatgaacataatttgcaTATTTAGATATATACACATTGTTGGCCGCATTGATCCATAATCTATTCACTGTGCTCTTGTGCAGTGCTGTTTGGGAGGAGGGGGGTTCTTCCCTGAAGGCAACCCCGTACAGTGTGGGGACTTCTCAAGCTGGGACTGGAGTGGATACGGAACAGGAGCAGGGTATAGTGCTTCCAAGGAGATGACGGAATCAACGATGCTGATGTTCTACCGATGAACCGCAGACAAGCGGGAGCAGCATTCTGTGTGCATCGCGTCTTTTAAAGTCTATTCCGTTGATAGAAAactaaatgctgttttaaataataaaaaaataaataaaataaaaataatatttatttgcatttatttcttttatttatatagcgcctttcataccatggtatctcaaagcgctttacagacagTATGTATCATGATCAATGCAGAACAGTATAAtcacacaattaacaaaacacGATCATATTAATAATGTGATTGTATCTAGATgtgacgtttatttatttatttatttattttaaacacaggaaAAGGCTTAACCAAAAcagttttgaaggcagcaggaactATTCCTGTTGAGAAAGATCTATGTATTATAATAAGAACAAAATCtcttaaaatgacacatttgttCCTAACGATTCTCCCAGAACCAACTGTCTATTCTCACTAGTGCTTGAGTATAGATCCGATCAGACCGTCCGGGCATCCTGTGTTTTGGATGAGTGAATAAAACAATCAGGGTTGAAATCGATCACAGCAATACCTCCAGCAAAGGATTGTTGTAAACACTACAGTGTGTTCTGTAAACCTGATAGCCTGTATAGGCTAATGGTGTAGAATGTCTTGGATTAAGGGGTGTGTTTCAATGATCTCCACAGTGTCTgatctgtttaaatacagcagggtttttttccAGGGATGATCTTATTAACCTGTTTATTAAAATGACTGTACAATAAATATACTGTGAAATGAGGTTGATTTCTAATTTAGGGTGCCTTGAACCCCTACAAAAGTGATCCTGTAGGTTCCAGGAAAGGAGGTTATTGACACCTGGGAATACTGGAAAAGGTTTGTGTAATTAGCaaaactgcagcactgcagccttGCTTCAATCACAGGTCAAGGGTATAAAAGATACCTTTTTCACTGCCTCCATGCTTCATGTTCTAAAGAATGCAGGATGTGCCCGTTCTCTTGACGGCATGCCCCgtttcatgtttttgttattttttcgtGTGCCAAAAAGATTGCAGGTTTCAAAGTTCGCTATAAGAATGTAGAAAAATGATTTGTATacaaacaaatgttgttttaaaggtTTAAGAAATAGTGCCATATATATTTGAGTCAGTTTGTTCTTAAAAAGAGTGATGATAAGTCAATATTATGATGTTTAATTATGTTGGTTAATGTTTCTAttgatgttcctttttttttgttgtttttcttgtaatGACACGTTGGAAGTTGTATTTATTGTGATTTGTAACTATATTTTGGACAAGTACtccattaaaatgattttaaacacaCTGCCTGTTGCTCGTTTGGTATTTTGTTATGTGAAGTCGTGGAATTGTTAATTCTTTTGTTCTAGTCATGTTCTTTCTATTAGAAAGGTCCCCTCCACTTGCTTGTGTGTCTGTCCTGCCTAAGTGAGGGCCAAGTAGTGTTCAAAACCAAGGAAGGACCCACTACTGCTACATTGCCACCTGCAGACTACAATCTACAATCCAGTTTGCAACCAGACATTACCTAAAAGTCAAATAAAGGAATTCACCGAAGTGCACATCCTGTTTTGTGCAGGCAGAGATTTTAAACCTGCCTCTCGCATGCTTCGTGTTTGATGCTCATTGGATAACCTCCTGCATCAGAGTTGGAGTGATTGAGAGATCCCGCTGTCCCACCTGGGCTGGACAGAGTCCCAATTGAAGTAGCTTTAGTCTTGATCTGCTGCTGATTGGAAATGAACGAGTCAGTCCCAGTGGAGTGCAGAATTCGGTTTTCTGTTTTCCTGCTAGCACAGAATGCgacgaaaaaagaaaaaactgaaactttCTTTCCAGTATATTGCAAAACCCAGACAGATTGCACAATAAAattgtgataaaaacaaaaacatcagataAGCCTGCAATGATTAACTAATAATCATTTGAACTGCCTGCAAAGCGCACAGgcttttcaaactgtttttaaaaccacatCAGAAGACTGGGAAACCGCAGGTAAgagaataatactaataatcctagttttaaaacattttatggatttttttttttttggtttttctcaGTTTGCTAAATACACTGTAGAAAGCATTTTACTTCATACAATcaacaatttcaatgaaatgttttattacagaCATGCTGAGTCTGGCAATTTTATTTGTCTCGGTTTTTTTGAGAGTTTGCGAGTCCAGAATTggtaagtatgaaaaaaaaaatttcatatatatgtttgtttatgtatgtattttcccAAATCTCGGGCTCTGcacccccctatagaattaactcattttacttcataaagtcaaatgaaacatgttgttacattaacatattgaattgcatacagcgttgtaattttccatatacttaactaaaaactgacaaaaatgtgacattttgaaatctagcattaaatactgtactgcttttGGCCATAAAGGTACTATTAACTGCATTGTTGCATTGTTGCCTGTTTCCTGCGTTTTCCTTAAATTCTCCCAATTAATAATTGATAGCTGGATAGTAAAAAGAGACTTGGGTCAGGTTGGGTTTTCAGCTACCCATGCCCACTTCtaataaaaagttatataaatgatAACATTTCCTTGTTGCCGCATCACCCACACCAATTCATATCCTGTAGCATAAGAACCAAATGCGgttgttttaaaaattgcataTGGCAGTTTTATGATATATGCCACATTCCACACCCAACTTCCATACTCTGTAACCCATATTCAGTATGCTTTATGATGGGGTAGACATGGAATTCAAAGAAACGTTCCCACTCTCAGTCTGAGCTTTATTTGCTTTCAGATAATGATTGCATTAATAACAAGGACAACAGCGATGACAACAAACCAGATTTAAGCAGTCTGCCAGAAAAATTCAGATACCTTGCCAGGAGCTGCAAGGACATTAAAGAAAAATGTGGAGTTACAGAAGGTATGTAAGACTGTAGTTAAGGTTTGCATTGATTCTGCAAGCTTTATCTAAAGGGAAAATCAAATCGGCACCCTCCATCTAAAACAGAGACTGGTAAACAGATACAGGTATTAGGAAAGTCTGGTTTAGGATTAACTGAGTAAAAACGTCGAGTAAAGATAATTTTGTGTGGAAACTCAATGTCTTTATTAGTTTACTAACCAGTTAAACTGTAACACAGAAGCCTAGCAATTACTGTGTAtcttgtgttttaatttgtttgtgttgtaatttcagatggtctttattttttaacaaccgAGACTGGACTGATCTATCAAACCTTCTGTGACATGAGCACGGATGGAGGAGGCTGGACGCTGGTCGGGAGTGTTCATGAAAACAACATGTATGGGAAGTGTACCGTGGGTGACCGCTGGTCCAGCCAGCAAGGGAATGACGCAAGACGTCCTGAAGGGGACGGCAACTGGTCCAACATGGTCACCTTTGGGTCAGCCGAAGGAGCCACCGGGGACGACTATAAAGTGAATCCTAGTTATTATTTACTCCATTGATAACGCTTCACCGTTGTTTTAATGTACGGTACAGTAATGAATACTATAGATGACCAAAACACTTATAATACATTCTCGACTTCACATCATATCAGCTATCGCTTAATTACATGTCCTGAAGAAACTAAACAAATcctgtatttttcagaatccaGGGTATTATGACATCAAAGCTGCTGATGTGTCTATATGGCATGTTCTTAACAATGCTGAAATGATGCACTGGAGGGACACTGCCATTCTGAGATATCACACGGAAACAAAGTTCTTGCTACTTGATGGAGAAAACCTGTATGGATTATTTCAGGTAGGGTGCACCTATTCTGCATTTAGTATTAAAGGTTGGATCACCGCTCCCCAGATGATCTGCTAGCTGCAGTATCCTGATTTGGTCCATTACTGTTGAGCAAGCATGCTTAAAAACTACTTTCAGTGGTTTGAGATTGTGGTCCATTGCCATTTAGAGCTGCTCATCATCTCTCCTGGTAAATGCAGTGGTAACAAGTGTcctgaaaaatgtattgtaatgaaCTCAGGTAATTGATTGAGGTGAGATGTAGAACAAGAGAAAAAGAGTTTTGACATTTGAGTAAGCATGCAGTGTTAGGGCCACTTCTATGATTCTGAAGACATGCACGCCGGTTGGCTTCAGTTCGATGGAGTCCTGGAAATATATTCAGTGTTACTGAGTTTGATTTTCCGTGCTTCAGAAATATCCAGTGATATACAGGGGAGGTGTGTGTAAAACCGACAATGGACCGGTCACTCCCATTGTCTATGATTTGGGAAATAATGAATCGACCATCAAGCTATATGGACCATACATTAAAAGTGGTGGTAAGTAATAGTTTATAGTTTTGATTTTAATCATATAAGGCAATAAAATATTTAGAATTgttctattttcattttttttgtcaacaaATGTCAGCTATcgtttgtatacagtataatgtcTTTAGTGTAAGATGACTATTTTAAAAGCTCTTTCaggtatgaatatatatatatatatatatatatatatatatatatatatatatatatatatatatatatatatatatataatataatatagttaaTGTgtaatcacaaacacacaaactattAACTGCATGGAACAGCAAAAGCACTCTAATGGAGGGTGATGCAGGGTGGGTTCTGATTGTATACGGATTCCCAGCGTGGTACAGTGGTATGGTTATATTGGTTATTATACTGACCTTTCTTACTGTGTACTTTAACAGGTGAATGTGAACCAGGCTTCATACATTTTCGAGTTTTTAATAGAGAGCAAGCAGCGCTGGCAATCTGCTCTGGAGTCAAAGCAACTGGATGTAACGTTGAACACGTACGTGCAGCTTCGTTACTGTATGCAAAAGAAATATAGAACGGTAAAATCTATGTAATCAAATTTTAGGATcgaaacctatatgaacataatttgcaTATTTAGATATATACACATTGTTGGCCGCATTGATCCATAATCTATTCACTGTGCTCTTGTGCAGTGCTGTTTGGGAGGAGGGGGGTTCTTCCCTGAAGGCAACCCCGTACAGTGTGGGGACTTCTCAAGCTGGGACTGGAGTGGATACGGAACAGGAGCAGGGTATAGTGCTTCCAAGGAGATGACGGAATCAACGATGCTGATGTTCTACCGATGAACCGCAGACAAGCGGGAGCAGCATTCTGTGTGCATCGCGTCTTTTAAAGTCTATTCCGTTGATAGAAAactaaatgctgttttaaataataaaaaaataaataaaataaaaataatatttatttgcatttatttcttttatttatatagcgcctttcataccatggtatctcaaagcgctttacagacagTATGTATCATGATCAATGCAGAACAGTATAAtcacacaattaacaaaacacGATCATATTAATAATGTGATTGTATCTAGATgtgacgtttatttatttatttatttattttaaacacaggaaAAGGCTTAACCAAAAcagttttgaaggcagcaggaactATTCCTGTTGAGAAAGATCTATGTATTATAATAAGAACAAAATCtcttaaaatgacacatttgttCCTAACGATTCTCCCAGAACCAACTGTCTATTCTCACTAGTGCTTGAGTATAGATCCGATCAGACCGTCCGGGGATCCTGTGTTTTGGATGAGTGAATAAAACAATCAGGGTTGAAATCGATCACAGCAATACCTCCAGCAAAGGATTGTTGTAAACACTACAGTGTGTTCTGTAAACCTGATAGCCTGTATAGGCTAATGGTGTAGAATGTCTTGGATTAAGGGGTGTGTTTCAATGATCTCCACAGTGTCTgatctgtttaaatacagcagggttttttttccaGGGATGATCTTATTAACCTGTTTATTAAAATGACTGTACAATAAATATACTGTGAAATGAGGTTGATTTCTAATTTAGGGTGCCTTGAACCCCTACAAAAGTGATCCTGTAGGTTCCAGGAAAGGAGGTTATTGACACCTGGGAATACTGGAAAAGGTTTGTGTAATTAGCaaaactgcagcactgcagccttGCTTCAATCACAGGTCAAGGGTATAAAAGATACCTTTTTCACTGCCTCCATGCTTCATGTTCTAAAGAATGCAGGATGTGCCCGTTCTCTTGACGGCATGCCCCgtttcatgtttttgttattttttcgtGTGCCAAAAAGATTGCAGGTTTCAAAGTTCGCTATAAGAATGTAGAAAAATGATTTGTATacaaacaaatgttgttttaaaggtTTAAGAAATAGTGCCATATATATTTGAGTCAGTTTGTTCTTAAAAAGAGTGATGATAAGTCaatattattatgtttaattatgtTGGTTAATGTTTCTAttgatgttcctttttttttgttgtttttcttgtaatGACACGTTGGAAGTTGTATTTATTGTGATTTGTAACTATATTTTGGACAAGTACtccattaaaatgattttaaacacaCTGCCTGTTGCTCGTTTGGTATTTTGTTATGTGAAGTCGTGGAATTGTTAATTCTTTTGTTCTAGTCATGTTCTTTCTATTAGAAAGGTCCCCTCCACTTGCTTGTGTGTCTGTCCTGCCTAAGTGAGGGCCAAGTAGTGTTCAAAACCAAGGAAGGACCCACTACTGCTACATTGCCACCTGCAGACTACAATCTACAATCCAGTTTGCAACCAGACATTACCTAAAAGTCAAATAAAGGAATTCACCGAAGTGCACATCCTGTTTTGTGCAGGCAGAGATTTTAAACCTGCCTCTCGCATGCTTCGTGTTTGATGCTCATTGGATAACCTCCTGCATCAGAGTTGGAGTGATTGAGAGATCCCGCTGTCCCACCTGGGCTGGACAGAGTCCCAATTGAAGTAGCTTTAGTCTTGATCTGCTGCTGATTGGAAATGAACGAGTCAGTCCCAGTGGAGTGCAGAATTCGGTTTTCTGTTTTCCTGCTAGCACAGAATGCgacgaaaaaagaaaaaactgaaactttCTTTCCAGTATATTGCAAAACCCAGACAGATTGCACAATAAAattgtgataaaaacaaaaacatcagataAGCCTGCAATGATTAACTAATAATCATTTGAACTGCCTGCAAAGCGCACAGgcttttcaaactgtttttaaaaccacatCAGAAGACTGGGAAACCGCAGGTAAgagaataatactaataatcctagttttaaaacattttatggattttttttttttgggtttttctCAGTTTGCTAAATACACTGTAGAAAGCATTTTACTTCATACAATcaacaatttcaatgaaatgttttataaCAGACATGCTGAGTCTGGCAATTTTATTTGTCTCGGTTTTTTTGAGAGTTTGCGAGTCCAGAATTggtaagtatgaaaaaaaaaatttcatatatatgtttgtttatgtatgtattttcccAAATCTCGGGCTCTGcacccccctatagaattaactcattttacttcataaagtcaaatgaaacatgttgttacattaacatattgaattgcatacagcgttgtaattttccatatacttaactaaaaactgacaaaaatgtgacattttgaaatctagcattaaatactgtactgcttttGGCCATAAATGTACTATTAACTGCATTGTTGCATTGTTGCCTGTTTCCTGCGTTTTCCTTAAATTCTCCCAATTAATAATTGATAGCTGGATAGTAAAAAGAGACTTGGGTCAGGTTGGGTTTTCAGCTACCCATGCCCACTTCtaataaaaagttatataaatgatAACATTTCCTTGTTGCCGCATCACCCACACCAATTCATATCCTGTAGCATAAGAACCAAATGCGgttgttttaaaaattgcataTGGCAGTTTTATGATATATGCCACATTCCACACCCAACTTCCATACTCTGTAACCCATATTCAGTATGCTTTATGATGGGGTAGACATGGAATTCAAAGAAACGTTCCCACTCTCAGTCTGAGCTTTATTTGCTTTCAGATGATGATTgcattaataacaacaacaacagcgatGACAACAAACCAGATTTAAGCAGTCTGCCAGAAAAATTCAGATACCTTGCCAGGAGCTGCAAGGACATTAAAGAAAAATGTGGAGTTACAGAAGGTATGTAAGACTGTAGTTAAGGTTTGCATTGATTCTGCAAGCTTTATCTAAAGGGAAAATCAAATCGGCACCCTCCATCTAAAACAGAGACTGGTAAACAGATACAGGTATTAGGAAAGTCTGGTTTAGGATTAACTGAGTAAAAACGTCGAGTAAAGATAATTTTGTGTGGAAACTCAATGTCTTTATTAGTTTACTAACCAGTTAAACTGTAACACAGAAGCCTAGCAATTACTGTGTAtcttgtgttttaatttgtttgtgttgtaatttcagatggtctttattttttaacaaccgAGACTGGACTGATCTATCAAACCTTCTGTGACATGAGCACGGATGGAGGAGGCTGGACGCTGGTCGGGAGTGTTCATGAAAACAACATGTATGGGAAGTGTACCGTGGGTGACCGCTGGTCCAGCCAGCAAGGGAATGACGCAAGACGTCCTGAAGGGGACGGCAACTGGTCCAACATGGTCACCTTTGGGTCAGCCGAAGGAGCCACCGGGGACGACTATAAAGTGAATCCTAGTTATTATTTACTCCATTGATAACGCTTCACCGTTGTTTTAATGTACGGTACAGTAATGAATACTATAGATGACCAAAACACTTATAATACATTCTCGACTTCACATCATATCAGCTATCGCTTAATTACATGTCCTGAAGAAACTAAACAAATcctgtatttttcagaatccaGGGTATTATGACATCAAAGCTGCTGATGTGTCTATATGGCATGTTCTTAACAATGCTGAAATGATGCACTGGAGGGACACTGCCATTCTGAGATATCACACGGAAACAAAGTTCTTGCTACTTGATGGAGAAAACCTGTATGGATTATTTCAGGTAGGGTGCACCTATTCTGCATTTAGTATTAAAGGTTGGATCACCGCTCCCCAGATGATCTGCTAGCTGCAGTATCCTGATTTGGTCCATTACTGTTGAGCAAGCATGCTTAAAAACTACTTTCAGTGGTTTGAGATTGTGGTCCATTGCCATTTAGAGCTGCTCATCATCTCTCCTGGTAAATGCAGTGGTAACAAGTGTcctgaaaaatgtattgtaatgaaCTCAGGTAATTGATTGAGGTGAGATGTAGAACAAGAGAAAAAGAGTTTTGACATTTGAGTAAGCATGCAGTGTTAGGGCCACTTCTATGATTCTGAAGACATGCACGCCGGTTGGCTTCAGTTCGATGGAGTCCTGGAAATATATTCAGTGTTACTGAGTTTGATTTTCCGTGCTTCAGAAATATCCAGTGATATACAGGGGAGGTGTGTGTAAAACCGACAATGGACCGGTCACTCCCATTGTCTATGATTTGGGAAATAATGAATCGACCATCAAGCTATATGGACCATACATTAAAAGTGGTGGTAAGTAATAGTTTATAGTTTTGATTTTAATCATATAAGGCAATAAAATATTTAGAATTgttctattttcattttttttgtcaacaaATGTCAGCTATcgtttgtatacagtataatgtcTTTAGTGTAAGATGACTATTTTAAAAGCTCTTTCaggtatgaatatatatatatatatatatatatatatatatatatatatatatatatatatatatatatatataatataatataatatagttaaTGTgtaatcacaaacacacaaactattAACTGCATGGAACAGCAAAAGCACTCTAATGGAGGGTGATGCAGGGTGGGTTCTGATTGTATACGGATTCCCAGCGTGGTACAGTGGTATGGTTATATTGGTTATTATACTGACCTTTCTTACTGTGTACTTTAACAGGTGAATGTGAACCAGGCTTCATACATTTTCGAGTTTTTAATAGCGAGCAAGCAGCGCTGGCAATCTGCTCTGGAGTCAAAGCAACTGGATGTAACGTTGAACACGTACGTGCAGCTTCGTTACTGTATGCAAAAGAAATATAGAACGGTAAAATCTATGTAATCAAATTTTAGGATcgaaacctatatgaacataatttacatatttagatATATACACATTGTTGGCCGCATTGATCCATAATCTATTCACTGTGCTCTTGTGCAGTGCTGTTTGGGAGGAGGGGGGTTCTTCCCTGAAGGCAACCCCGTACAGTGTGGGGACTTCTCAAGCTGGGACTGGAGTGGATACGGAACAGGAGCAGGGTATAGTGCTTCCAAGGAGATGACGGAATCAACGATGCTGATGTTCTACCGATGAACCGCAGACAAGCGGGAGCAGCATTCTGTGTGCATCGCGTCTTTTAAAGTCTATTCCGTTGATAGAAAactaaatgctgttttaaataataaaaaaataaataaaataaaaataatatttatttgcatttatttcttttatttatatagcgcctttcataccatggtatctcaaagcgctttacagacagTATGTATCATGATCAATGCAGAACAGTATAAtcacacaattaacaaaacacGATCATATTAATAATGTGATTGTATCTAGATgtgacgtttatttatttatttatttattttaaacacaggaaAAGGCTTAACCAAAAcagttttgaaggcagcaggaactATTCCTGTTGAAAAAGATCTATGTATTATAATAAGAACAAAATctcttaaaataacacatttgttccTAACGATTCTCCCAGAACCAACTGTCTATTCTAAAACCGCTGTCGCGATACCTGTACTTTTACGAATTGACAGTAGATGGCGGCAAACCACAATCGTTATTTAGTAATAAAACAGCCTCATCGTGACTGGCATTTCCCTGCAACCTCTCCTTATCAGTCTCCTGTTTCTTCCAAGTGATGGTGGCAGAGCCAGGTGCTTTGATGTAGTCACTGGGGTTCCCTTTTTAAGGATGGAAagcagactcccattgcatagcagtttgatccagtcctgattttgttatgagtttaataagacacacccgagcttgttacctatacactgtggctaataaagctagttgtaaaacctggaatgggcgaacCTGCTATGCAATAATATCCCCATCCCtctatatatgtactgtattaggtACAATTGTGAtcaacataaatttaaaaaaaataaccaataaaTTAACTAAATTCGATTTCCACAGGTCTTATTcaaaactgaattattattaaaaactacGTTGTTCTCGTTTATTTTCAAGGattatgtctttatttttaaatctattaaattaatctgtcgagctctcttgaggtgtcgtgggggctagtcaacgaaacaacGAGGACAGaagttgcccacttgaagaccccagaagtgtaccctacttagctcaatctagacggttgtcatgctgatgcgctggggactCCGCACTGTggctgatccccggagccagcatcgttGCCGTTGTGTTTGCTGATGCGCTAggaaggcaaaatgagctgatccctggagccagcattacacttcagcaatcaacaccagacagaaggatatctacatcatcagatggaaagcaacacaaatggatggagatgcagatggatcacattagtttactgcaaagctacgtcttagttggtgcttatcttggcgagagccgagttcaaatcagcatgaagtttaacgtCT
Above is a window of Polyodon spathula isolate WHYD16114869_AA unplaced genomic scaffold, ASM1765450v1 scaffolds_75, whole genome shotgun sequence DNA encoding:
- the LOC121308012 gene encoding intelectin-1-like isoform X1, translated to MLSLAILFVSVFLRVCESRIDDDCINNNNNSDDNKPDLSSLPEKFRYLARSCKDIKEKCGVTEDGLYFLTTETGLIYQTFCDMSTDGGGWTLVGSVHENNMYGKCTVGDRWSSQQGNDARRPEGDGNWSNMVTFGSAEGATGDDYKNPGYYDIKAADVSIWHVLNNAEMMHWRDTAILRYHTETKFLLLDGENLYGLFQKYPVIYRGGVCKTDNGPVTPIVYDLGNNESTIKLYGPYIKSGGECEPGFIHFRVFNSEQAALAICSGVKATGCNVEHCCLGGGGFFPEGNPVQCGDFSSWDWSGYGTGAGYSASKEMTESTMLMFYR
- the LOC121308012 gene encoding intelectin-2-like isoform X2; protein product: MLSLAILFVSVFLRVCESRIDDDCINNNNNSDDNKPDLSSLPEKFRYLARSCKDIKEKCGVTEDGLYFLTTETGLIYQTFCDMSTDGGGWTLVGSVHENNMYGKCTVGDRWSSQQGNDARRPEGDGNWSNMVTFGSAEGATGDDYKNPGYYDIKAADVSIWHVLNNAEMMHWRDTAILRYHTETKFLLLDGENLYGLFQKYPVIYRGGVCKTDNGPVTPIVYDLGNNESTIKLYGPYIKSGGECEPGFIHFRVFNSEQAALAICSGVKATGCNVEHVRAASLLYAKEI
- the LOC121308009 gene encoding intelectin-2-like isoform X2; this translates as MLSLAILFVSVFLRVCESRIDNDCINNKDNSDDNKPDLSSLPEKFRYLARSCKDIKEKCGVTEDGLYFLTTETGLIYQTFCDMSTDGGGWTLVGSVHENNMYGKCTVGDRWSSQQGNDARRPEGDGNWSNMVTFGSAEGATGDDYKNPGYYDIKAADVSIWHVLNNAEMMHWRDTAILRYHTETKFLLLDGENLYGLFQKYPVIYRGGVCKTDNGPVTPIVYDLGNNESTIKLYGPYIKSGGECEPGFIHFRVFNREQAALAICSGVKATGCNVEHVRAASLLYAKEI
- the LOC121308009 gene encoding intelectin-1-like isoform X1: MLSLAILFVSVFLRVCESRIDNDCINNKDNSDDNKPDLSSLPEKFRYLARSCKDIKEKCGVTEDGLYFLTTETGLIYQTFCDMSTDGGGWTLVGSVHENNMYGKCTVGDRWSSQQGNDARRPEGDGNWSNMVTFGSAEGATGDDYKNPGYYDIKAADVSIWHVLNNAEMMHWRDTAILRYHTETKFLLLDGENLYGLFQKYPVIYRGGVCKTDNGPVTPIVYDLGNNESTIKLYGPYIKSGGECEPGFIHFRVFNREQAALAICSGVKATGCNVEHCCLGGGGFFPEGNPVQCGDFSSWDWSGYGTGAGYSASKEMTESTMLMFYR